In Musa acuminata AAA Group cultivar baxijiao chromosome BXJ2-3, Cavendish_Baxijiao_AAA, whole genome shotgun sequence, the following proteins share a genomic window:
- the LOC135607901 gene encoding zinc finger AN1 domain-containing stress-associated protein 15-like: MARESCNLDKDEAETLKHSSSSSPTTPPSSSPSPQSLFLKPCEEPPTTRVGTPAAETPIVPSSAPKLDDEVKPDEESKPPVRYSKRCSTCRKKVGLTGFRCRCGDLFCGRHRYSDTHDCSFDYKAFGREQIAKANPVVRPSKIIKI, translated from the coding sequence ATGGCTCGAGAAAGTTGCAATCTTGACAAAGATGAAGCCGAAACCCTCAAACACTCCTCTTCTTCGTCTCCGACCACGCCTCCGTCATCATCTCCGTCACCGCAGTCTTTGTTCTTGAAACCTTGCGAGGAACCGCCGACCACGAGAGTGGGAACGCCGGCTGCGGAGACACCGATCGTGCCGTCTTCCGCCCCGAAGCTCGATGATGAGGTGAAGCCTGACGAGGAATCTAAGCCGCCGGTCAGATACAGCAAAAGGTGCTCCACCTGCCGGAAAAAGGTGGGGCTCACTGGGTTCCGGTGCCGATGCGGGGACCTGTTCTGCGGCCGCCACCGGTACTCCGACACCCACGATTGCTCGTTCGATTACAAGGCGTTTGGGAGGGAGCAGATTGCTAAGGCCAACCCTGTGGTCAGACCTTCTAAGATCATCAAGATATAA